The region TATTATCGTTATGTAGCTGAACACTCCGTTAAGTCTCAACAGCTGTTCAATAATTCAAATTATTTACTAGCTATTGCCCAATCGTCATACTACCAAGGAAAGTTTGAAGAAACACTTGATAATTTGGGACGAATAAATTTTGAGGATAAAAATTTTAATAAGAAATTTGAAATCGAATTATCCACAACTTACTTTAAGATTCTTTCTCTAATCCATGCTGATAAGACAGAGGAAATTTCGCACCAAATCGATATGTTAGCTACATTAAAAGTTCGAACAAATTCTCAGGTTGTTAGGAAGACGAATGTAATAAACATAATAAAAGCTATAGAGGATCTTGTTTTAAATAAAAAATCAAACGACTACTTCGACATTACTGAGCCAGAAAGTAAGCTAGCTCGAATCATGTTTTCTTATTACGGAGCTCTCAATGCCCAGCTAAAAGGAGATGAAGCTCGTGCCCGAAGTTTGTTTGAAAGCATTGCCCATGAAAATCCAGAACTCTTTTATGTTCAGGAAGCTAGGAAGTATTTAGAAAAATGAGCTGATATAGTTTTAAAATCTGTCTAAGATAGAATATGTTGATGTAAAGTGAAAAGGGAATTAGAAAGTAACAAATGAACGGTATTATCAACTTAAAAAAAGAAGCGGGAATGACCTCGCATGATGCGGTTTTTAAACTGCGTAAGATTTTGGGAACCAAGAAAATTGGTCATGGTGGGACCTTGGATCCGGATGTAGTGGGTGTTTTGCCCATTGCAGTTGGCAAGGCGACCCGCATGGTCGAGTTTATGCAGGATGAGGGTAAGGTCTACGAGGGAGAGATTACTCTGGGCTATTCCACGACGACTGAGGATGCTAGTGGGGAAGTGGTCGCTGAGACACCCGTTTTGTCGCCCTTGGATGAAAAGCTTGTCGATGAAGCGATTGCTAGTTTGACTGGGTCTATTACCCAGATACCACCTATGTATTCAGCTGTTAAGGTTAATGGTCGCAAGCTCTATGAGTATGCGCGTGCTGGTCAGGAAGTGGAGCGCCCAGAACGTCAGGTGACTATTTATCAATTTGAGCGAACAAGTCCGATTTCTTATGAGGGTCATATTGCACGCTTTACTTTTCGTGTGAAATGTAGCAAGGGAACCTATATTCGTACCTTATCGGTTGACTTGGGAGAAAAACTTGGCTATGCTGCCCATATGTCACATTTAACACGGACTAGTGCAGCGGGTTTACAGCTAGAAGATGCTCTTACCTTGGAAGAAATTGCTGGAAAAGTGGAGGCTGACCAATTGAACTTTCTCCATCCTTTAGAGATTGGGACAGGTGACCTTGTCAAAGTTTTCCTAACTCAAGAAGAGGCTATAGAAGTGCGCTTTGGTCGTTTTATCGAACTCGAACAAACAGAACAAGAATTAGCTGCCTTTGAAGGCGATACATTGCTAGCCATTCTAGAAAAACGGGACAATCTCTACAAACCAAGGAAGGTTTTTAGCTAATCTATCTGGAGTGTGGGGATGGAATTCTTCCCCTAGACTATCCAAATCAGACTATAAATTTTGCAAAAAATGTGATAGAATAGACGACGGATAAAAAAACGGAGGATAGCATGCAAAATAGACCAATCATTATCGGAGTGACAGGTGGTTCTGGTGGAGGTAAGACCAGTGTTTCAAGAGCCATTTTATCGCATTTTCCTGATGAAAAAATTTCCATGATTGAGCATGATTCATATTACAAGGATCAGTCTCATTTGACCTTTGAAGAGCGTGTCAAAACCAACTACGACCATCCATTTGCCTTTGATACAGACTTGATGATTGAGCAGATTAAGGAATTGTTGGCAGGGCGTCCGGTGGACATCCCGACCTACGACTATACAGAGCATACACGAAGCAGTAAGACCTATCGTCAAGAGCCTCAAGATGTCTTTATCGTTGAGGGGATTTTGGTCTTGGAGGACAAGCGTCTGCGCGATTTGATGGATATCAAGATTTTTGTGGATACGGATGATGATGTGCGCATTATTCGTCGTATCAAGCGTGATATGGAAGAGCGTGGCCGTAGCCTTGATAGCGTCATTGACCAGTACTTAGGTGTGGTTAAACCTATGTACCACCAGTTTATCGAACCAACCAAGCGTTATGCTGATATCGTCATTCCTGAGGGAGTCAGCAATACAGTGGCTATCGACCTGTTGACGACCAAGATTGCTAAGATTTTGGAAGAAGCTCGAAACAGCAAATAATCAGATGTGGAGGCCTTGCCTCCTTTTTCTATTTTTCCCTCATAATGGTACATAAATGGAGATTTTTAGGCATATTTTTGGTATAATAATACCCATGAAAGAGCAAGAAAATGAATAGTAGGTGGAGATGGAAAAGTATTTATCGGTAACAACTTTGACCAAGTATCTGAAAATGAAATTCGATAAAGACCCTTACTTGGAACGGGTCTATTTAACTGGTCAAGTTTCCAACTTTCGTAAACGACCTACTCACCAATATTTCTCCCTAAAAGATGACCATGCAGTTATTCAAGCGACTATTTGGTCTGGGATTTATCAGAAATTAGGTTTCGACCTAGAAGAAGGAATGAAAATCAATGTGATTGGGCGTGTGCAGGTCTATGAACCAAGTGGTAGCTACTCCATCATCATTGAAAAGGCAGAGCCTGATGGGATTGGTACACTTGCTATTCAGTTTGAACAACTCAAGAAAAAATTGACAGAAGAGGGCCTGTTTCAAGAGAGGTTCAAGCAACCTCTGCCTCAATTTTCTAAGAGAATTGGTGTAGTAACCAGTCGCAGTGGAGCCGTGATTCGAGATATTATCACGACTGTCAGCAGGCGATTTCCAGGTGTTGACATACTTCTTTATCCGACCAAGGTTCAAGGAGATGGAGCAGCAGAGGAAATAGCACGGAATATTGCGCGTGCTAATCAACGTGACGATTTGGATTTGCTGATTATTGGTCGTGGAGGGGGTTCTATCGAGGATCTCTGGGCCTTTAACGAAGAGATTGTGGTACGGGCTATTTTTGAATCTCGCTTGCCAATCATTTCTAGTGTTGGGCATGAGACGGATGTGACCTTGGCAGATTTTGTGGCAGATAGACGCGCTGCGACGCCAACAGCTGCAGCTGAACTAGCAACACCTGTGACCAAGTTGGATCTATTAGCTCATTTGCAAAATCAGGAAAAACGGATGGCAACAGCAGTCCGAAATGTCCTATCTAAGAAACAAGAAGCTTTGAAAAAATGCAGTCAGTCTGTTATCTTTAGACAGCCAGAGCGTTTGTATGATGGCTATTTGCAACGGCTAGACCAATTACAACTGCGTTTAAAACAAAGTTTGCGAACACGGATTTCTGATAACAAACAGACAGTACAAGCAAGGACGCATCGACTGGTACAATTATCACCCGTTACCAAAATCCAACGCTATCAAGACCGTCTAGGTCAGTTGGACAAGCTTCTCCGTAGCCAAATGGCGCTGGTTTATGATGCCAAGGTTGCTGAAGTCAAGAGATTATCAGAAGCCCTACTGATGTTGGATACCAGTCGTATCGTGGCGCGTGGCTATGCTATTGTCAAGAAAGAAGAGTCCGTAGTTGATTCGGTTGAAAATTTGAAGAAAAAAGACCAAGTGACGCTTTTGATGCGTGATGGTCGAGTAGAATTAGAGGTTAAAGATGTCAAAACAAAAGAAATTTGAGGAAAATCTAGCAGAACTGGAGACCATTGTCCAAAGTTTGGAAAATGGTGAAATTGCTCTGGAAGATGCGATTGCTGCCTTTCAAAAGGGCATGGTCTTGTCAAAAGAGCTCCAAGCGACGCTGGACAAGGCTGAAAAGACCTTGGTCAAGGTTATGCAAGAAGACGGAACAGAAAGTGATTTTGAATGAAAAAGCAAGAAAAATTAGCTCATGTTGAGTCGGCTTTGGAAGACTTTTATGGCGACCAGCAGTTTTCCTCTAGTTTGCGAGAGTCTGTTCTCTATTCGATTCATGCTGGTGGCAAGCGTATTCGACCTTTTCTCTTGTTAGAAGTTCTGGAAGCCTTGCATATTGCCATCAAACC is a window of Streptococcus mitis DNA encoding:
- the truB gene encoding tRNA pseudouridine(55) synthase TruB, translating into MNGIINLKKEAGMTSHDAVFKLRKILGTKKIGHGGTLDPDVVGVLPIAVGKATRMVEFMQDEGKVYEGEITLGYSTTTEDASGEVVAETPVLSPLDEKLVDEAIASLTGSITQIPPMYSAVKVNGRKLYEYARAGQEVERPERQVTIYQFERTSPISYEGHIARFTFRVKCSKGTYIRTLSVDLGEKLGYAAHMSHLTRTSAAGLQLEDALTLEEIAGKVEADQLNFLHPLEIGTGDLVKVFLTQEEAIEVRFGRFIELEQTEQELAAFEGDTLLAILEKRDNLYKPRKVFS
- the udk gene encoding uridine kinase translates to MQNRPIIIGVTGGSGGGKTSVSRAILSHFPDEKISMIEHDSYYKDQSHLTFEERVKTNYDHPFAFDTDLMIEQIKELLAGRPVDIPTYDYTEHTRSSKTYRQEPQDVFIVEGILVLEDKRLRDLMDIKIFVDTDDDVRIIRRIKRDMEERGRSLDSVIDQYLGVVKPMYHQFIEPTKRYADIVIPEGVSNTVAIDLLTTKIAKILEEARNSK
- the xseA gene encoding exodeoxyribonuclease VII large subunit, encoding MEKYLSVTTLTKYLKMKFDKDPYLERVYLTGQVSNFRKRPTHQYFSLKDDHAVIQATIWSGIYQKLGFDLEEGMKINVIGRVQVYEPSGSYSIIIEKAEPDGIGTLAIQFEQLKKKLTEEGLFQERFKQPLPQFSKRIGVVTSRSGAVIRDIITTVSRRFPGVDILLYPTKVQGDGAAEEIARNIARANQRDDLDLLIIGRGGGSIEDLWAFNEEIVVRAIFESRLPIISSVGHETDVTLADFVADRRAATPTAAAELATPVTKLDLLAHLQNQEKRMATAVRNVLSKKQEALKKCSQSVIFRQPERLYDGYLQRLDQLQLRLKQSLRTRISDNKQTVQARTHRLVQLSPVTKIQRYQDRLGQLDKLLRSQMALVYDAKVAEVKRLSEALLMLDTSRIVARGYAIVKKEESVVDSVENLKKKDQVTLLMRDGRVELEVKDVKTKEI
- a CDS encoding exodeoxyribonuclease VII small subunit, which translates into the protein MSKQKKFEENLAELETIVQSLENGEIALEDAIAAFQKGMVLSKELQATLDKAEKTLVKVMQEDGTESDFE